TCCACGAGCTCCGTCAACCGCACGCTCTCCCGCGCCCTGCTCCGGCTGGCTCCGTCCGACCTCGTGTTCACCGAGATCCCCATCGGCGAGCTGCCCCTCTACAACCGCGACTTCGACGGCGACTTCCCGCCGGTCGCCCGCGAGTTCAAGGCGCTCATCGCCGAGCAGGATGCGCTCCTCTTCATCACGCCGGAGTACAACCGGTCCATCCCGGGCGCGCTGAAGAACGCGATCGACTGGGCCAGCCGCCCCTACGGCGAGAACGTCATCGCGCGCAAGGCGACCGCCGTCATCGGGGCGTCGCCCGGGCAGATCGGGACGGCCGTCGCACAGCAGCAGCTGCGCAGCGTCCTCAGCTTCCTCCAGGCGCCGCAGATGAACGCACCGGAGGCCTACATCTGGATGCGCCCTGGCCTCATCGAGGAGGACGGCACCGTCACCGATCCGGGGACGGAGGAGTTCCTCCGCGGCTTCATGAACGCGTTCTTCGAGTACATCGAGCGCGTGCTGACGGTGGTGCCGAGCGCATCGTGAGACTGCAGGACGAGGGCGGCGACCGCAGCGTCGAGTTGCGGCCGGCCGCCTA
Above is a window of Leifsonia sp. 1010 DNA encoding:
- a CDS encoding NADPH-dependent FMN reductase — its product is MADMATINELQPPYKVGYFVGSLSTSSVNRTLSRALLRLAPSDLVFTEIPIGELPLYNRDFDGDFPPVAREFKALIAEQDALLFITPEYNRSIPGALKNAIDWASRPYGENVIARKATAVIGASPGQIGTAVAQQQLRSVLSFLQAPQMNAPEAYIWMRPGLIEEDGTVTDPGTEEFLRGFMNAFFEYIERVLTVVPSAS